TCATCCTGACGTGACTGAGCCTCGACAGCCCGTGCAGCCCGTGGAAGCATGGCCGCTATGAAGTCTTCAGAGCTGCTGGCGGATGCATTCTCACGAATCGGCGACATTGTGGGCGGCGTCCTGAACGGGATCGACGTGGCGCGGATCAACTGGCGCCCCGGCGGGACGGGCAACTCCGTCGCCTGGCTGGTGTGGCACTTGAGCCGCGGCCAGGACGAACAGATTGCCGACGTCGCCGGCATCCCCTCCGTGTGGCGGGCCGGGGAATACGTCGCCCGGTTCGGCTTCGCGCTGAGCCCGGGCGACACCGGCTACGGGCACTCCGCCGCGCAGGTGGACAAGGTGCGGGTGGAGTCGACTGACTTGCTGCGCGGGTACCACGAGGCGGTCCTGCGGCAGAGCCTGGAGTACGTCCGCGGGCTTTCCGACGCCGATCTCGACAAGGTGGTGGACCGGCGCTGGAATCCCGCTGTCACGCTGGGTGCGCGGCTGATCAGCATCGTGGACGACTGCGTCCAGCACGCCGGCCAGGCCGCGTACGTCAAGGGCCTGCCGGACGTGTTGTGATTTGCCTTCAGGACCATGCTGCCCCGTCGAGATTGGAGATAACGACACGTCCTACGTGTTGTTATCTCCAATCTCAACGGGGGAGGGAGCGCCGGCGTGGGACCGGTAAGCCCGCCCCTTACAAATTCCTGCCTTCCGGCCTAGACTGGCGATAACCCCGGATTTTTCCAGTGAAATTCGCGCACCAGGAGGCTGGTGACGAAGCTGCCACGGATTTTTTTGGTGCGCGCCGGGGGGTTCTTGTGGAATCGGGAAGCCAGACCTGGCCGACCGAAGTGCGAGGAAGGAAGCAATCCATGTCAGGAAACAAGGCCGTTGCCTACAAGGGACCGGGGAAGGTCGAGATCATCGACATCGACTACCCGACGTTTGAACTGAAGGACGGGCCGGGCGTCAACCCGGCGAACGTGGGGCGCAAGGTGCCCCATGGCGTGATCTTGAAGACGGTCGCCACCAACATTTGCGGCTCGGACCAGCACATGGTGCGGGGACGCACCACGGCCCCGGCGGACCTGGTGCTGGGGCACGAGATCACCGGCGAAGTGGTGGAGGTGGGCCCGGACGTCGAATTCATCAAGGTCGGGGACATCTGCTCCGTGCCGTTCAATATCTCCTGCGGCCGCTGCCGCAACTGCAAGGAGCGCAAGACCGGGATCTGCCTCAACGTGAACCCGGACCGCCCCGGAAGCGCCTACGGGTACGTGGACATGGGCGGCTGGGTGGGCGGCCAGGCCGAATACGTCCTGGTGCCCTACGCCGACTGGAACCTGCTCAAGTTCCCGGACCGGGACCAGGCGCTGGAGAAGATCATGGACCTGACCATGCTCTCGGACATCTTCCCCACCGGCTATCACGGCGCCGTGTCGGCCGGGGTCGGGGTCGGGTCCACCGTCTACATCGCGGGGGCCGGGCCCGTGGGCCTTGCCGCGGCGACCAGCGCACACCTGCTGGGTGCCGCCGTCGTCATTGTCGGTGACATGAACGGGGACCGGCTCGCCGCGGCCCGCGCCTTCGGCTGCGAAACCATTGACCTGACCAAGGGTGATCCCGGGGCGCAGATCGAGCAGCTGCTGGGGGTCCCGGAGGTGGACTGCGCCGTGGACGCCGTCGGCTTTGAGGCCAAGGGCCACGGTTCCGATTCCGGGCATGAGGCGCCGGCCACGGTGCTGAACTCGCTCATGGACATCACCGCCGCCGGCGGGTCCCTGGGCATCCCCGGGCTGTACGTGACGGGGGATCCGGGCGGCATCGACGCCGCGGCGCAAAAGGGTTCGCTGTCGCTGAGCCTGGGCACCGGCTGGGCGAAGTCGCTGGCGTTCACCACGGGGCAGTGCCCGGTCATGAAGTACAACCGGGGTCTGATGATGGCGATCCTGCACGACAAGGTGCACATTGCCAAGAACGTCAACGCCAAGGCGATCTCCCTGACCGACGCGCCGAAGGGCTATGCCGAGTTCGACGCCGGCGCCGCCACGAAGTACGTCCTCAACCCGAACGGTTACCTCAACTAGCCGGCGTTCAAGGGTCCCGGGGCTCGGCCGCTGTGGTCGGGCCCGGGGACCCTTGTTGCGTCAGCCAGCTGTGATGTCAGTCGGCGTTTAGCGGGGCCCGCAGCGGCCACTGCGGGCCTTCGAGGATGACCTGCTGGCAGGCTCCGGTTTCGGTGTTCAGCAGGATGGGTGCGGCCAGGTTGACAGTGCTCCGCGCGCCCGGGTTCACCACCACCAGCACGGTGGGCTCGGACGTGCCGAGGCGTTCGACGTCGGACGTGCCCGGCTGGGGAGCGTAGTCCGGCAGGTGGGTGGCCGCGTCCAGGACAAACAGCCGCGCCGTGCCGTCCGCCGCCGACAAGGAAAAGAGCCCCGAGGCCCCCTCGATGGGGACCAGGGTGAAGTCGACCCGCGGCTCCAAGCCGGGCGGCGGTACCGTGAATTGGAGCGCGGAAGGAAGCTGGAGCGTGGAGGGGGTCATCGCAGGAAGTCCA
This genomic stretch from Arthrobacter dokdonellae harbors:
- a CDS encoding mycothiol transferase; this encodes MKSSELLADAFSRIGDIVGGVLNGIDVARINWRPGGTGNSVAWLVWHLSRGQDEQIADVAGIPSVWRAGEYVARFGFALSPGDTGYGHSAAQVDKVRVESTDLLRGYHEAVLRQSLEYVRGLSDADLDKVVDRRWNPAVTLGARLISIVDDCVQHAGQAAYVKGLPDVL
- the fdhA gene encoding formaldehyde dehydrogenase, glutathione-independent, producing the protein MSGNKAVAYKGPGKVEIIDIDYPTFELKDGPGVNPANVGRKVPHGVILKTVATNICGSDQHMVRGRTTAPADLVLGHEITGEVVEVGPDVEFIKVGDICSVPFNISCGRCRNCKERKTGICLNVNPDRPGSAYGYVDMGGWVGGQAEYVLVPYADWNLLKFPDRDQALEKIMDLTMLSDIFPTGYHGAVSAGVGVGSTVYIAGAGPVGLAAATSAHLLGAAVVIVGDMNGDRLAAARAFGCETIDLTKGDPGAQIEQLLGVPEVDCAVDAVGFEAKGHGSDSGHEAPATVLNSLMDITAAGGSLGIPGLYVTGDPGGIDAAAQKGSLSLSLGTGWAKSLAFTTGQCPVMKYNRGLMMAILHDKVHIAKNVNAKAISLTDAPKGYAEFDAGAATKYVLNPNGYLN
- a CDS encoding flagellar assembly protein FliW, encoding MTPSTLQLPSALQFTVPPPGLEPRVDFTLVPIEGASGLFSLSAADGTARLFVLDAATHLPDYAPQPGTSDVERLGTSEPTVLVVVNPGARSTVNLAAPILLNTETGACQQVILEGPQWPLRAPLNAD